From a region of the Odoribacter splanchnicus DSM 20712 genome:
- the pseC gene encoding UDP-4-amino-4,6-dideoxy-N-acetyl-beta-L-altrosamine transaminase, whose amino-acid sequence MIRKFIPYGHQHITDEDIQVVVETLKSDYLTQGPKIAEFEQAFARYVNARYAVAVSNATAGLHLAASSLGLKPGDKVIVTPMTFAASANCIRYCGGEVVFCDIDRDTYLMDIRKLRELLAAHPKGTFKGIVPVDFAGYPHQMEEFRKLADEYGLWILEDACHAPGGYFTDSKGEKQLCGNGRYADVAVFSFHPVKHIATGEGGMVTTNNKTLYDRLCLLRTHGITKDPAYLCENHGGWYYEMRELGFNYRLTDFQAALGISQLKRADEGLKRRQEIAVRYTEAFRNIGEIKTPFIASGVYHAYHLYVVQVPDRLGLYNYLHENGIYAQVHYVPVHLMPYYRELGNKPGDLPVVEEYYRHCLSLPMFPTLTDEEQEYVISKVKEFVNR is encoded by the coding sequence ATGATTCGGAAATTTATTCCATACGGTCATCAGCATATTACGGACGAGGATATACAGGTTGTCGTAGAGACTCTGAAGTCGGATTATCTGACGCAGGGGCCGAAAATTGCGGAATTTGAACAGGCGTTTGCCCGCTATGTCAATGCCCGTTATGCTGTTGCCGTGAGCAATGCTACGGCCGGATTGCATTTGGCAGCGAGCAGTTTGGGACTTAAACCGGGGGATAAAGTGATCGTGACGCCGATGACTTTTGCAGCCAGTGCCAACTGTATCCGCTATTGCGGAGGTGAAGTGGTGTTTTGTGATATTGACCGGGATACCTATCTGATGGATATCCGGAAATTACGGGAATTGCTTGCAGCTCATCCGAAGGGCACTTTCAAGGGTATCGTTCCGGTGGATTTTGCGGGGTATCCGCATCAGATGGAAGAATTCAGAAAGCTGGCCGACGAATATGGATTGTGGATACTGGAGGATGCCTGTCATGCTCCGGGCGGATATTTCACTGACAGTAAGGGCGAAAAGCAATTGTGTGGAAATGGCCGTTATGCCGATGTAGCTGTATTTTCTTTTCATCCTGTAAAACATATTGCAACGGGAGAAGGCGGAATGGTGACAACGAACAATAAAACACTGTATGATCGTTTGTGTTTGTTGCGGACCCATGGCATTACCAAAGATCCGGCGTATCTGTGTGAAAATCACGGTGGTTGGTATTACGAAATGCGGGAGTTGGGCTTTAATTATCGGCTGACGGATTTCCAGGCCGCTTTGGGAATTTCACAACTAAAACGTGCTGATGAGGGGCTGAAACGTCGGCAGGAAATTGCAGTCCGATACACGGAAGCTTTCCGTAACATCGGGGAGATAAAAACGCCTTTTATAGCTTCCGGGGTTTACCATGCCTACCATTTATATGTCGTTCAGGTACCCGATCGTTTGGGATTGTACAATTATCTGCACGAAAACGGGATCTATGCCCAAGTACATTATGTTCCGGTACATCTGATGCCCTATTACCGGGAGCTGGGTAATAAGCCGGGTGATTTGCCGGTGGTGGAAGAATACTACCGCCATTGCCTGAGTCTGCCGATGTTCCCGACTTTGACGGACGAGGAACAGGAGTATGTGATCAGTAAGGTAAAAGAATTTGTGAATCGATGA
- a CDS encoding acyltransferase family protein, translated as MNKKCFDDIVILRFIVILWLIIYHSTAFFVGAWKVPFVYEFGEATYIYVWVARGAYAIMLEMFTFISGFLFASQIKDYTFFSLLKKKCRRLIIPAIVWGIVYAFALNKVVFESGWQFFGELLNGVGHLWFLPMLFWCFIIGFVLFKYINNFWIVVLCSFILCVLSRYISVSFGGFFMAFKYLFYFVLGFYICFYRNVIFSNFLKWRWIILLIFISLFSFISYYEVLKQWSSFGASFNAAIRFGISSVYKFCGVISLFLLVNKILSKNGRLKSFFYQFSILSMGIYVFHQMIIDYLYNYTELPSEINIMLLPAIAGVIALGGSALLTWTLVKMKVNKILL; from the coding sequence ATGAATAAAAAATGTTTTGATGATATTGTTATTCTTCGTTTTATTGTCATCTTGTGGTTAATTATTTATCATTCGACAGCTTTTTTTGTAGGTGCATGGAAAGTTCCTTTCGTTTATGAGTTTGGCGAGGCTACTTATATATATGTTTGGGTTGCGAGGGGGGCTTATGCTATTATGTTGGAAATGTTTACTTTTATTTCTGGTTTTTTATTTGCTTCACAGATAAAGGATTATACTTTCTTTTCTTTACTGAAAAAAAAATGTCGTCGATTAATAATTCCCGCTATTGTTTGGGGAATTGTATATGCGTTTGCATTAAATAAGGTTGTTTTTGAATCTGGCTGGCAATTTTTTGGTGAATTACTCAATGGCGTAGGACATTTGTGGTTTTTACCGATGTTATTTTGGTGTTTTATAATAGGTTTTGTCTTATTTAAGTATATAAATAATTTTTGGATTGTTGTTTTATGTTCATTTATATTGTGTGTTTTGTCCCGCTATATTTCTGTATCTTTTGGGGGATTTTTCATGGCGTTTAAATACTTGTTTTATTTTGTTTTAGGATTTTATATTTGCTTTTACAGGAATGTGATATTTTCGAATTTTTTGAAATGGCGATGGATTATATTGCTGATATTCATTAGTCTGTTTTCATTTATAAGTTACTATGAAGTTCTTAAACAATGGTCAAGTTTTGGTGCATCATTCAATGCTGCTATCCGTTTTGGCATATCTAGCGTGTATAAATTTTGTGGAGTTATATCATTGTTTTTATTAGTGAACAAGATATTGAGCAAGAATGGAAGACTGAAATCATTTTTTTATCAATTTTCAATATTGAGTATGGGGATTTATGTGTTTCATCAAATGATAATCGATTATTTATATAATTATACAGAACTTCCATCTGAAATAAATATAATGCTATTACCTGCAATTGCAGGGGTGATTGCATTGGGAGGAAGTGCACTTCTTACATGGACTTTGGTAAAAATGAAAGTGAATAAGATATTATTATAA
- the pseF gene encoding pseudaminic acid cytidylyltransferase produces the protein MKNIAIIPARGGSKRIPRKNIKPFMGKPIIAYSIEAALESGLFDEVMVSTDDEEIAMVARQYGAKVPFMRSAETANDYATTADVMLEVLECYKKQRIEYDTLCCIYSTAPFVTASVLKDAYHLLTENHFDSVFTAVAYSYPVQRGLKIEDGRIRMVWPEYIQSRSQDLEMIYHDAGQFYISKVEPFYQHKDFWGANTGGIILSELEVQDLDTLTDWKLAEMKYQLLHTR, from the coding sequence ATGAAAAACATAGCAATCATACCGGCCCGGGGAGGCAGTAAACGGATTCCCCGGAAGAATATTAAACCGTTTATGGGTAAACCGATTATTGCTTATTCGATAGAAGCCGCTTTGGAATCCGGTTTGTTCGATGAAGTAATGGTGTCGACAGACGACGAAGAAATAGCAATGGTTGCCCGGCAGTACGGCGCAAAGGTTCCGTTTATGCGTTCGGCGGAAACTGCGAATGATTATGCAACGACTGCGGATGTCATGCTGGAAGTGTTGGAATGTTATAAAAAACAGCGTATCGAATACGATACCTTGTGCTGTATATATTCCACAGCTCCGTTCGTTACTGCAAGCGTTTTGAAAGATGCCTATCATTTATTGACGGAGAATCATTTTGACTCGGTTTTTACGGCAGTGGCCTATTCCTATCCGGTACAGAGGGGATTAAAAATTGAGGATGGAAGAATCCGGATGGTATGGCCGGAGTACATACAAAGCCGTTCTCAGGATTTAGAAATGATTTATCATGATGCCGGACAGTTTTACATATCGAAAGTAGAGCCTTTTTATCAACATAAAGATTTTTGGGGAGCCAATACTGGTGGAATAATTTTATCGGAATTGGAAGTCCAGGATTTGGATACATTGACAGACTGGAAATTAGCAGAAATGAAATATCAATTATTACATACCAGATAA
- a CDS encoding ATP-grasp domain-containing protein produces the protein MEKILVLSPGRQRYLIDLFKVYFEVYIGDNNDLILETYKEFTSLKMPLYGSEEYMDVLTSFICEHEINYVLTLSDIEVVVLSGNEVLLENAGCHLIGLPYDKALLCLDKYLFYEYLITNGIYTPLTYIEVDKLQTDLKAGRIHYPLIIKNRWGMGSKGLAVVHSEDDLKNYNNTGQASFPSFLGAVKNPDLNVVYQEMLFSDEYGMDIINDLDRKYRLCVVKKKLEMRGGETDVAEMVCFPEAEILAEKLSFLFQHQGNMDCDFLNVEGKLYVIDVNPRFGGGYIFSEAAGVNVPALLHAWINHEYVDCQRVQCLGKRYRKITSLIEI, from the coding sequence ATGGAGAAAATCTTGGTTTTAAGTCCGGGTCGTCAGCGGTATTTAATTGATTTGTTCAAGGTTTATTTTGAAGTTTATATAGGTGATAATAATGATCTGATTCTTGAGACTTACAAAGAGTTTACTTCTTTAAAAATGCCTTTGTATGGTTCTGAGGAATATATGGATGTTTTAACATCATTCATATGTGAGCATGAAATAAATTATGTGCTGACTTTGAGTGATATTGAGGTTGTCGTTTTATCTGGAAATGAGGTTTTACTTGAGAATGCAGGTTGTCATTTGATCGGTTTACCTTACGATAAAGCCCTGCTTTGTCTGGATAAATATTTGTTTTATGAGTATCTGATCACCAATGGAATTTATACGCCATTGACCTATATAGAAGTTGACAAACTGCAAACAGATCTTAAAGCAGGCCGGATACATTATCCATTGATTATAAAAAATCGTTGGGGAATGGGTTCTAAAGGATTGGCTGTAGTCCATTCTGAAGATGATTTGAAGAATTATAATAATACCGGTCAGGCTTCATTTCCTTCATTTTTAGGTGCAGTTAAAAATCCGGATCTGAATGTAGTCTATCAGGAAATGTTATTTTCTGACGAATATGGTATGGATATTATAAATGATTTGGACCGGAAATACCGATTGTGTGTTGTTAAGAAGAAATTGGAAATGCGGGGAGGGGAAACGGATGTTGCTGAAATGGTTTGTTTCCCGGAAGCAGAAATTCTTGCGGAAAAGTTGTCTTTTTTGTTTCAGCATCAAGGAAATATGGATTGTGATTTTCTTAATGTTGAAGGAAAATTGTATGTGATAGATGTCAATCCTCGTTTTGGAGGCGGTTATATATTCTCTGAAGCTGCCGGCGTTAATGTACCTGCTTTACTTCATGCCTGGATTAATCATGAATACGTTGATTGTCAACGTGTGCAATGTCTGGGAAAAAGATATAGAAAAATAACATCTTTAATAGAGATTTGA
- a CDS encoding oligosaccharide flippase family protein, translated as MGVVKYRELLKRHSVLFENFTYISILQIFVMLAPLITYPYLVRVLGSDLYGWVITAQIVASYCSILVDFGFKRVSARHISVFRDNKEKLSEIMSTILTLQAILWLFCLGIYIIVIGLIPAYRQHFWLFVFSFGLTFNELLFPQYFFQGIEKMKYITIVNIVIRSIFIVLIFLCITTTEDYVYVPLLFTVGYFIGGILALYVVFVREKIVFRLPSYANMKYYLKDASPIFFTDVICTIKDKLNYILLGSWVGMSDVVVYDLGSKFMNVILKPAGIVGTVLFPKIAKERNVLLFRKTVLVLFACTLGLVIVLNLFLPQVVHFFIDEEIDLLPIRLYLLAPVIVGVSSFISSNLMVALGYTKYVLYSIIVTTAVYLSLLAGMYFMDYLTSVTSFVLLTVASYLGELIYRLRIMFKIERLEHT; from the coding sequence ATGGGAGTTGTAAAGTACAGGGAGTTATTGAAACGTCATTCTGTATTATTTGAGAATTTTACTTATATCTCTATATTACAAATCTTTGTAATGCTTGCTCCATTAATTACCTATCCTTATTTAGTGAGGGTGTTGGGTAGTGATTTGTATGGTTGGGTGATTACAGCACAAATTGTTGCTAGTTATTGTTCTATACTTGTCGATTTTGGTTTTAAGCGGGTGAGTGCGCGGCATATATCTGTTTTTAGGGACAATAAGGAGAAGTTGTCAGAGATTATGTCTACCATTTTAACGCTTCAGGCGATATTGTGGTTATTTTGTTTGGGTATTTATATTATCGTAATAGGGTTAATACCGGCTTATCGACAGCATTTCTGGCTTTTTGTTTTTTCGTTTGGACTTACTTTTAATGAGTTATTATTTCCTCAATATTTTTTTCAGGGTATTGAGAAGATGAAATATATAACCATTGTGAATATTGTTATTCGGTCTATTTTTATTGTTTTGATTTTTTTGTGCATAACGACTACTGAGGATTATGTTTATGTACCCTTGTTGTTTACTGTAGGCTATTTTATTGGAGGTATTTTGGCATTGTATGTGGTATTTGTACGGGAAAAAATAGTATTCCGTTTGCCATCCTATGCTAATATGAAATATTATTTGAAAGATGCTTCCCCCATTTTTTTTACTGATGTAATCTGTACAATAAAAGATAAGTTAAATTATATTTTGCTGGGCTCCTGGGTAGGGATGAGTGATGTGGTTGTGTATGATTTGGGCTCTAAGTTTATGAATGTAATTCTAAAACCGGCCGGAATTGTCGGAACAGTTTTATTTCCTAAAATAGCTAAAGAAAGGAATGTATTGTTGTTTAGAAAAACAGTCCTTGTTTTATTTGCTTGTACTTTGGGATTAGTTATTGTATTGAATCTGTTTTTACCTCAGGTTGTACATTTTTTTATTGATGAAGAGATAGATTTATTGCCTATTCGTTTGTATTTATTAGCTCCTGTTATAGTTGGAGTTAGTAGTTTTATTTCTTCTAACCTAATGGTGGCATTGGGGTACACAAAGTATGTTTTATATAGTATTATTGTGACGACTGCTGTTTATTTGAGTTTGTTGGCCGGGATGTATTTTATGGATTATTTGACCTCTGTTACTTCGTTTGTTCTTTTAACCGTGGCTTCTTATTTGGGGGAGTTAATTTATCGTCTGAGAATTATGTTTAAGATAGAAAGATTAGAGCATACTTGA
- a CDS encoding type III PLP-dependent enzyme domain-containing protein — MYTFEQCKKLELEIGTPAYLVNEDLFLNNLRDIRAAFKSLYQNIVVGYSFKTNYLPYLCKLALEQGCYAEVVSFLEYQIALKVGFTGNQIIFNGPIKRESEFVTALLNGSVINIDSDYEIDYLERLKEIYPENQFEIGLRVNVSIKDENGCSAIYGEEESGRFGFMEDEIDKAIERLTKINCKIISLHGHTSSKNRAINNYVQIIDKLFEIQHHYKLDIKYINIGGGFFGPVPPGMFGYATPSYKDYAEVIIAKLHTNRWFCENRPCLVIEPGMSVAASSMAYITKVFDVKKRSNRWIAQVDGNMFHIRPSMHTMKIPFQIISGRVIDNVETKRIDFAGSTCMESDVLVRTETCRQVHQGDFLEIDNVGGYTFVMGANFIQFLPHIAILKNNEFISLREGSNFDNFIEIFNW, encoded by the coding sequence ATGTATACATTTGAACAATGTAAGAAACTGGAACTGGAAATAGGGACTCCGGCTTATTTGGTTAATGAAGATTTATTTTTGAATAATCTGAGAGATATTCGGGCTGCTTTTAAATCACTATATCAGAATATTGTAGTCGGATATTCATTTAAGACTAATTATTTACCGTATCTGTGCAAGTTAGCTCTGGAGCAGGGGTGTTATGCAGAGGTGGTTTCTTTTTTGGAATATCAGATAGCTTTGAAAGTAGGTTTTACCGGGAATCAGATTATTTTTAACGGACCAATTAAACGGGAAAGTGAATTTGTTACTGCACTTTTAAATGGATCTGTTATTAATATTGATAGTGATTATGAAATAGATTATTTGGAACGTTTGAAAGAAATATATCCTGAAAATCAGTTTGAAATAGGGTTACGTGTCAATGTTTCCATTAAGGATGAAAATGGTTGTTCTGCAATTTACGGAGAGGAGGAAAGTGGTCGTTTTGGTTTTATGGAGGATGAAATAGATAAGGCTATAGAGCGTTTGACAAAAATTAATTGTAAAATAATTTCATTACATGGCCATACTTCATCCAAGAATAGGGCAATAAATAATTATGTCCAGATCATTGATAAGTTATTTGAAATACAGCATCATTATAAATTAGATATTAAATACATCAATATTGGAGGCGGATTTTTTGGACCAGTACCTCCCGGTATGTTTGGTTATGCAACACCTTCTTATAAGGATTATGCAGAAGTAATAATTGCAAAGCTTCATACAAACCGTTGGTTTTGTGAAAATAGGCCCTGTTTGGTAATAGAGCCGGGAATGTCTGTGGCTGCTTCTTCAATGGCTTATATAACAAAAGTCTTTGATGTAAAGAAACGGAGTAACCGTTGGATTGCACAGGTTGACGGTAATATGTTTCATATCCGTCCATCCATGCATACAATGAAAATACCATTTCAAATAATCAGCGGACGTGTTATTGACAATGTTGAAACGAAGAGAATTGATTTTGCAGGTTCTACCTGTATGGAATCTGATGTTCTGGTAAGAACAGAAACTTGTCGTCAAGTTCATCAGGGAGATTTTTTGGAAATAGATAACGTTGGAGGCTACACTTTTGTAATGGGGGCAAATTTTATACAATTCTTACCTCATATAGCAATTCTAAAAAATAATGAATTCATTTCTCTCAGAGAGGGAAGCAATTTTGATAATTTCATTGAAATTTTTAACTGGTGA
- a CDS encoding glycosyltransferase family 4 protein gives MKKVDVIFPNYINAAIGPTGTLRRLLKNKEYLRARGYELEIFTYDYLVSNGKSAEVDFSKGLTFRSKLKQWLRKNRYTSILFLLRYIRNANRLVRIYKKLNRKPDIVVFHEEDACYAYLKNIKSSAKKVCFFHTDGKRWEMFLKSYPKLKNTLFLKYLDRRIDYIIRSLDCFVFIARIGQKNFLLENPGVDINKTVFFHNGIDDKPIIKREKKDAFKYHLCSTGSICERKGQYLIIEALHLMDREKSKEIHLSLFGTGPDLAVLQNKVVQYGLEEQVTFYGNVRNEEIHSRITDEDIFVLMSNNEGLPISIIEAMRAGLPIISTNISGIPEQVTSFYNGILIKPIVSDLVNVLNDLSKYDWKTMGENSRKRFENEFSFDQMLKAYCDMLDRLKVSYE, from the coding sequence ATGAAAAAAGTTGATGTCATTTTTCCAAACTATATAAATGCGGCAATCGGTCCTACAGGGACTTTAAGGCGTTTATTAAAGAATAAAGAGTATCTGAGGGCACGCGGTTATGAATTAGAGATTTTTACTTATGATTATTTGGTTTCTAATGGAAAGTCTGCGGAGGTGGATTTTTCAAAAGGGTTGACTTTTCGTTCCAAACTGAAGCAATGGCTTAGGAAAAATAGGTACACTTCTATTCTGTTTTTATTGCGCTATATTCGTAATGCCAACCGTTTGGTCAGGATATATAAAAAACTCAACCGGAAACCAGACATTGTTGTATTCCATGAGGAGGATGCTTGTTATGCTTATTTGAAAAATATAAAATCTTCGGCTAAAAAAGTTTGTTTTTTTCATACGGATGGGAAACGGTGGGAAATGTTTCTGAAGTCTTATCCTAAATTGAAGAACACGCTTTTTCTGAAATATTTGGATAGAAGGATTGATTATATTATTCGTTCTCTTGACTGTTTTGTTTTTATAGCCCGTATCGGACAAAAAAATTTTTTATTAGAGAATCCCGGAGTAGATATTAATAAAACTGTTTTTTTTCACAATGGTATAGATGATAAACCGATAATAAAGAGAGAAAAGAAAGATGCTTTTAAGTATCATTTATGCTCTACCGGATCTATATGTGAACGTAAAGGCCAATATTTGATCATTGAGGCTTTACATCTTATGGATAGAGAGAAAAGCAAAGAAATTCATTTATCCTTATTTGGAACGGGACCTGATTTGGCTGTTTTACAGAATAAAGTGGTTCAGTATGGATTAGAAGAACAGGTGACTTTTTACGGTAATGTACGGAATGAAGAAATTCATAGTAGAATTACTGATGAGGATATTTTTGTTTTAATGAGTAATAATGAAGGACTTCCCATTTCTATTATAGAAGCTATGAGAGCCGGATTACCTATTATTAGTACTAATATTTCCGGTATTCCTGAACAAGTTACATCTTTTTATAATGGTATTTTAATAAAGCCAATAGTTTCTGATTTAGTAAATGTTTTAAATGATTTGTCTAAATATGATTGGAAAACAATGGGAGAAAATTCTCGAAAACGTTTTGAAAATGAGTTTTCGTTTGATCAGATGTTAAAAGCTTATTGTGATATGTTGGATCGTCTTAAAGTATCGTATGAATAA
- the pseI gene encoding pseudaminic acid synthase, giving the protein MENDKTFIVAELSANHNGSLSLAKKTIAAAKEAGADAVKLQTYTADTITIDSDKDCFIEKGGLWDGYSLYQLYKEAYTPWEWHAELFEYAYALGLECFSTPFDFTAVDFLESIHNPIYKIASFEITDINLIRYAASKGKPMIISTGVATPEDIELALKVCQEVNNQDITLLKCTSAYPAPLEKANLLTVPDMKQRFGVKVGVSDHSMTNTIAVTAVALGATVVEKHLILDRKMGGPDSGFSMEPAEFADMVKTIREVEMVRGKVLYPTDVNAISGRDCCRSLFICEDMKKGDRLTTSNLRSIRPGCGLHPKYLNECLGRKVNQDLEKGTPFELRFVGSE; this is encoded by the coding sequence ATGGAAAATGATAAAACTTTTATTGTTGCGGAATTATCGGCTAACCATAACGGTAGCTTATCCCTGGCAAAGAAGACAATAGCTGCGGCAAAAGAAGCAGGTGCGGATGCTGTGAAATTGCAGACTTATACGGCTGATACGATTACAATAGATTCGGATAAAGATTGTTTCATCGAAAAAGGAGGTTTATGGGATGGATATTCGTTGTATCAGTTATATAAAGAAGCTTATACACCTTGGGAATGGCATGCGGAGTTGTTTGAATATGCATATGCTCTGGGGTTGGAATGTTTTTCTACTCCTTTTGATTTTACTGCCGTAGATTTTTTGGAAAGCATTCATAATCCAATTTATAAAATAGCTAGTTTTGAAATTACGGACATCAATCTGATCCGTTATGCAGCAAGCAAAGGTAAACCGATGATTATTTCTACCGGTGTGGCTACCCCGGAAGATATTGAACTGGCATTAAAAGTATGCCAGGAGGTGAACAATCAGGATATTACTCTCCTGAAATGTACTTCGGCTTATCCGGCTCCTTTGGAAAAGGCGAATTTGCTTACTGTTCCCGATATGAAGCAACGGTTTGGAGTAAAGGTGGGTGTTTCGGATCATTCCATGACTAATACCATAGCAGTAACAGCGGTTGCATTGGGTGCAACAGTGGTGGAAAAACATTTGATACTGGATCGTAAAATGGGAGGTCCGGATAGCGGATTTTCAATGGAACCGGCTGAATTTGCCGATATGGTAAAAACCATACGTGAAGTTGAAATGGTAAGGGGAAAAGTTTTATATCCTACGGATGTGAATGCAATCAGTGGGCGCGATTGTTGCCGTTCGTTGTTTATTTGCGAGGATATGAAGAAAGGAGATAGGCTGACAACCTCTAATCTTCGTTCTATCCGTCCGGGATGTGGATTGCATCCGAAGTATCTGAATGAATGTCTGGGCAGGAAGGTGAACCAGGATTTGGAGAAAGGTACTCCGTTTGAATTGAGGTTTGTTGGAAGTGAATGA
- the pseB gene encoding UDP-N-acetylglucosamine 4,6-dehydratase (inverting), whose amino-acid sequence MLNGKSVLITGGTGSFGKKFVETILKRYPEVKRIVIYSRDELKQFELKQKYPESKYPQLRFFIGDVRDGERLKRACEGVDVIIHAAAIKQVDTAEYNPEECIKTNIHGAQNVINAALQTGVKHVVALSTDKACAPINLYGATKLTSDKLFTAANNISGSKDIKFSVVRYGNVMGSRGSVIPFFIHKRDNGVKELPITDMRMTRFNISLQAGVDLVMYAIGHHLGGEIFIPKIPSYHIVDVAKAIAPNIPLVEVGIRPGEKLHEEMITVTDALNTIDLGQYYAILPSVSFKHQREEYLQHHQAVPVPQGFHYSSDQNEEWETVETLRAKIKEFVDPNFEVK is encoded by the coding sequence ATGTTAAATGGTAAATCAGTGTTAATTACCGGAGGAACGGGTTCTTTCGGTAAAAAGTTTGTGGAAACCATTCTGAAGCGTTATCCGGAGGTGAAGCGAATTGTTATTTATTCCCGAGACGAATTGAAACAGTTTGAGCTAAAGCAGAAATATCCGGAATCGAAGTATCCTCAATTGCGTTTTTTTATCGGAGATGTCCGGGATGGGGAACGGTTGAAGCGGGCTTGTGAAGGGGTCGATGTGATTATCCATGCAGCGGCTATCAAGCAGGTTGATACGGCCGAATACAATCCGGAAGAGTGTATCAAGACCAATATTCACGGAGCTCAGAATGTGATTAACGCAGCTTTGCAAACCGGAGTGAAACACGTGGTGGCTTTATCGACCGATAAGGCCTGTGCGCCGATCAATTTATACGGAGCAACGAAATTGACTTCCGATAAACTATTTACAGCTGCTAACAATATCAGTGGCTCGAAAGACATTAAATTTTCTGTGGTTCGTTACGGAAATGTCATGGGTTCCCGGGGATCGGTTATTCCATTTTTTATCCATAAGCGTGATAATGGCGTTAAAGAACTGCCGATTACGGATATGCGGATGACCCGTTTCAATATTTCTTTACAGGCAGGCGTGGATTTGGTGATGTATGCTATCGGACATCATTTGGGTGGAGAAATTTTTATACCGAAGATTCCTTCCTATCATATTGTAGATGTGGCTAAAGCGATTGCTCCGAACATCCCTTTGGTGGAAGTGGGAATTCGTCCGGGTGAAAAACTGCATGAAGAAATGATCACAGTTACAGATGCCTTGAATACTATTGATTTAGGACAGTATTATGCCATTCTTCCTTCAGTATCTTTCAAACATCAAAGGGAAGAGTATTTGCAACATCATCAGGCCGTTCCTGTACCCCAGGGATTCCATTATAGTTCCGACCAGAATGAGGAGTGGGAAACGGTAGAAACATTGCGTGCTAAAATAAAAGAGTTTGTTGATCCAAATTTTGAAGTAAAATGA
- a CDS encoding PseG/SpsG family protein, with protein sequence MSKRKIYFRADAGADIGYGHFIRSLALADMLRENFNCVFTTLSPTSYQLQEMNKVCEYIPLVGLKNQFENFLSLLNGDEIVVLDNYYYDTSFQKQIKEKGCKLICIDDIHTRHFYCDVIFCPDPCHPADYSAEPFTEIYCGMEWAFLRKPFINNVRLRNSDTIDKVVVALGGADPYGLTDRVLGVLTDKPLEVSVIAGDTVVVDPVYQKRVKVYRRVSAEEIVRLFNEADLGIFSASTICNEALACKLPVAAGYYVDNQYEYYNYLKDEHIIYPLGYLRDNSLEMNMDRIFTSREKVIIPDFDYKNQVTKILEIFERL encoded by the coding sequence ATGAGTAAAAGAAAGATATATTTCCGGGCTGATGCGGGGGCAGATATCGGTTATGGCCATTTTATCCGGTCACTGGCTTTGGCCGATATGCTGCGGGAGAATTTCAACTGTGTTTTCACGACTTTGTCACCGACGTCCTATCAATTGCAGGAAATGAATAAGGTATGTGAGTATATACCTTTGGTTGGATTGAAAAACCAGTTTGAAAATTTTTTATCTCTTTTGAACGGCGATGAGATTGTTGTTTTAGACAATTACTATTATGATACATCATTTCAGAAACAGATAAAAGAAAAAGGATGTAAGCTGATTTGTATTGATGATATTCATACCCGTCATTTTTATTGTGATGTGATTTTTTGTCCGGATCCTTGTCATCCTGCGGATTATTCAGCCGAACCTTTTACAGAGATTTATTGCGGTATGGAGTGGGCTTTTTTAAGAAAGCCTTTCATAAATAATGTCCGTTTACGAAATAGTGATACAATCGATAAGGTAGTGGTGGCTTTGGGAGGGGCTGATCCTTACGGTTTGACTGACCGGGTTTTGGGGGTCCTGACGGATAAGCCTTTGGAGGTAAGCGTCATTGCAGGTGATACGGTTGTTGTCGATCCGGTTTATCAAAAGAGGGTTAAGGTATATAGGCGGGTGTCTGCAGAGGAAATCGTCAGATTGTTTAACGAGGCGGATCTGGGTATCTTTTCTGCGAGTACAATTTGCAACGAAGCATTGGCTTGTAAATTACCTGTTGCAGCTGGTTATTATGTAGATAATCAGTATGAATATTACAATTATTTAAAAGATGAACATATCATTTATCCTTTAGGTTATCTGCGGGACAATAGTCTTGAAATGAATATGGATAGAATATTTACCTCCAGGGAAAAGGTAATTATTCCTGATTTTGATTATAAAAATCAGGTTACTAAGATTTTGGAGATATTTGAAAGGTTATAA